From the Methanobacterium spitsbergense genome, one window contains:
- a CDS encoding HAD family hydrolase gives MKAVVFDNSGTLIKRYKAIKDLKTGAICDNVASIDVVDRDENRALVVLQTDPSKCINKANPHQTIRHFLKKNDVDFDISYSKVDISKDELLEAIKDDKSCISDVQDTYCSVVEKKYNVHICSGSGFIVNMKTGKIEFTITAGGRIFKEVPFVINELKNRGIDIFVASGDRKTSLEQLAKFINVPQENVFDTANSRRKKEIIKDLKSKYKVMMVGNSSNDILALEEADVGVLTLQQNEITPEKVYNAADYVIKNIRELINIDF, from the coding sequence ATGAAAGCAGTTGTCTTCGATAACTCAGGTACACTTATAAAGCGTTACAAGGCCATTAAAGATCTTAAAACTGGAGCCATATGTGATAATGTTGCTTCTATTGATGTTGTAGATCGTGATGAAAATCGTGCCTTGGTTGTTCTTCAAACAGACCCTTCAAAATGTATCAATAAAGCAAATCCCCATCAAACCATCAGACATTTCCTGAAAAAAAACGATGTAGACTTTGATATTAGCTATTCTAAAGTTGATATTAGTAAAGATGAACTTTTAGAAGCAATTAAAGATGATAAATCTTGTATAAGTGATGTTCAAGACACTTATTGTTCCGTAGTAGAAAAAAAATATAATGTTCATATATGCAGTGGATCAGGTTTCATAGTAAATATGAAAACTGGTAAAATTGAATTTACCATAACAGCCGGGGGACGAATTTTTAAAGAAGTTCCATTTGTTATTAATGAACTTAAAAATAGAGGAATAGACATTTTTGTAGCTTCAGGAGATAGAAAAACTTCTCTTGAACAACTTGCAAAGTTCATTAATGTACCTCAAGAAAATGTATTTGATACAGCAAATTCAAGAAGAAAGAAAGAAATTATAAAAGATTTGAAGAGCAAATATAAAGTCATGATGGTAGGTAATAGCTCTAATGACATATTAGCACTTGAAGAAGCAGATGTGGGAGTTTTAACACTTCAACAAAATGAAATAACTCCGGAAAAAGTCTATAATGCTGCAGATTATGTTATTAAAAATATCCGAGAACTAATTAATATTGATTTTTAG
- a CDS encoding DUF6790 family protein, protein MDFAYVFFFLTIFVAILYIFISKFKNKPLGKKRIVEIFLLTFLVLSVGIGSIWAFIGHYFLSAQVAASIGWASGNPFQQEVAFANLAIGVLGVLCYWFRGNFWTATVISSSIFLLGDSYVHIMNMFQFANYAPGNAGSVLYMDIIGPIIIIILLIVYKAMEKEAIKNSIKSLENSLKKE, encoded by the coding sequence ATGGATTTTGCTTATGTTTTCTTTTTCCTAACAATATTCGTGGCAATTTTGTATATTTTTATTTCAAAATTTAAAAATAAACCATTAGGTAAAAAGAGAATTGTTGAAATTTTTCTATTAACATTTTTAGTTCTGTCAGTGGGTATTGGTAGTATATGGGCTTTTATTGGGCATTATTTCCTTTCTGCACAAGTCGCTGCCAGTATTGGATGGGCTTCAGGTAATCCATTCCAGCAAGAAGTAGCATTTGCAAATTTAGCAATTGGGGTACTTGGTGTTCTATGTTACTGGTTTAGGGGTAATTTTTGGACTGCAACAGTTATTTCAAGTTCTATATTTTTATTGGGAGATTCGTATGTTCATATTATGAATATGTTTCAATTTGCAAATTATGCACCGGGAAATGCAGGTTCAGTATTGTATATGGATATAATTGGTCCTATTATCATTATAATACTTTTAATTGTTTATAAGGCAATGGAGAAAGAGGCCATTAAAAATTCAATTAAAAGCCTTGAAAATTCCCTTAAAAAGGAATAG
- a CDS encoding LysE family transporter codes for MIEILLFIITSFAVGLSGALVPGPMLTVTISDSLKRGFIAGPLIVIGHYIAELALILLIFAGLGWFIGSSTAVFFIGTLGGIMMLLMGFRITRSSNSLSELKENNGITKDYGPILSGFFTSVSNPFFFIWWATIGWAFIFKGLELAGILGVLGFLVGHWASDLSWFSGVSFFTSRGSQIMTEKHYKFIMNISGIFLMILGIYFLLNAQN; via the coding sequence TTGATTGAAATATTACTGTTTATAATTACTTCATTTGCAGTTGGTCTATCCGGTGCCTTGGTGCCGGGGCCAATGTTAACTGTTACTATTTCAGATTCGCTAAAAAGGGGATTTATTGCTGGGCCTTTGATTGTTATCGGACATTATATTGCAGAACTAGCCTTAATATTGCTTATATTTGCGGGACTTGGATGGTTCATTGGGTCAAGTACTGCTGTATTCTTTATTGGTACTTTAGGCGGTATTATGATGTTGTTAATGGGTTTTAGAATAACGAGATCATCCAATTCACTTAGCGAATTAAAAGAAAATAATGGAATTACGAAGGATTATGGTCCTATTTTAAGTGGTTTTTTTACAAGTGTTTCAAATCCCTTCTTTTTCATATGGTGGGCCACCATTGGATGGGCATTTATTTTTAAAGGACTGGAACTTGCAGGAATATTAGGTGTTTTAGGATTTCTTGTAGGACACTGGGCTTCGGATTTAAGCTGGTTCAGTGGAGTATCATTTTTCACTAGCAGAGGATCGCAGATTATGACTGAAAAACATTACAAATTCATAATGAATATTAGTGGAATTTTTTTAATGATATTAGGCATTTATTTCTTGTTGAATGCCCAAAATTAA
- a CDS encoding TMEM175 family protein: MANFNNKKSVWMSTKRIETLVDGVFAIALTLLVLNIDVPNIVGSVTDPVLWQYIVNLSQQLWIYAFSFLLLSSFWRANHQQFFFIKEADSNLIWITVLWLMFIALVPFSTNFVSNYGSHSIPMFFFNLNMLIIGVFYILIWTYVSKKNYFYETVDKKQLKLINRINYILPIVALVAIGVTFVKPSWSPYSYFLIFILKMNIKRI, translated from the coding sequence ATGGCCAATTTTAATAACAAAAAAAGCGTTTGGATGAGTACTAAACGCATTGAAACACTTGTTGATGGCGTTTTTGCTATTGCACTGACTTTACTCGTTTTAAATATTGATGTACCCAATATAGTGGGGTCTGTCACTGATCCAGTGCTCTGGCAGTATATTGTAAATTTGAGTCAGCAGCTTTGGATATATGCTTTTAGTTTTTTATTACTTTCAAGTTTCTGGAGGGCAAATCATCAACAGTTTTTCTTTATTAAAGAGGCAGATAGTAATCTTATTTGGATAACTGTTCTTTGGTTGATGTTTATTGCTTTAGTTCCATTTTCAACAAATTTTGTTAGTAATTATGGTAGCCATTCCATTCCCATGTTTTTCTTTAATTTAAACATGCTTATTATTGGAGTATTCTATATTTTGATCTGGACATATGTTAGTAAAAAGAATTATTTTTATGAAACTGTGGATAAGAAACAATTGAAGTTAATTAATAGGATAAATTATATTCTACCTATAGTTGCACTAGTTGCAATTGGCGTTACATTTGTAAAACCTTCTTGGAGTCCTTATTCATATTTTCTGATTTTTATCTTGAAGATGAATATTAAAAGGATTTAG
- a CDS encoding heparan-alpha-glucosaminide N-acetyltransferase, which yields MEIDVKKRFWEVDSLRGLAIITMITYHFLFDITFFGVYSFEVNSGFLWYFARATAFTFIFLMGVSLTLSNSRSMITGEYLEGGILKKYLKRGLKIFSLGLLITFATWIFIPQEFIIFGVLHFIGISIILAYPFIKRKYLNLILGISIILLGIYLGNFIFDFTWFMWLGFIPNNLQTVDYFPLIPWFGVVLLGLFFGGILYKNYQRQFNLPDLSSNYIIRGFSFLGRNSLTIYLIHQPILIILLYLLGVVNINYIF from the coding sequence ATGGAAATCGACGTGAAAAAAAGGTTTTGGGAAGTGGATTCACTCCGTGGTTTGGCAATAATCACAATGATAACATATCATTTCCTTTTTGATATCACATTTTTTGGTGTATACTCTTTTGAAGTTAATTCTGGATTTTTATGGTATTTTGCACGTGCAACTGCATTCACATTTATATTTTTAATGGGTGTTTCATTAACTCTAAGCAATTCAAGATCAATGATAACTGGTGAATACCTCGAAGGAGGAATACTCAAAAAATATCTTAAAAGAGGTCTTAAAATATTTTCATTAGGCCTTCTAATAACATTTGCAACATGGATTTTTATACCCCAAGAGTTTATAATATTTGGGGTGCTCCATTTTATTGGAATATCTATTATTTTGGCTTATCCATTTATAAAACGAAAATATCTTAATTTGATCTTAGGAATATCCATTATTTTACTTGGAATTTATCTTGGAAATTTCATTTTTGATTTCACTTGGTTTATGTGGTTAGGTTTCATACCCAACAATCTTCAAACTGTAGATTACTTCCCATTAATCCCCTGGTTTGGAGTTGTTTTGTTAGGATTATTTTTTGGAGGAATACTATACAAAAATTATCAGAGGCAATTTAATCTTCCTGATCTTTCCAGTAATTATATCATTAGGGGTTTTTCATTTTTGGGTAGAAATTCACTTACCATCTATTTGATACATCAACCAATACTAATAATTCTTTTATATCTTTTAGGAGTAGTTAATATCAATTACATATTTTAA
- the ala gene encoding alanine dehydrogenase has translation MYETLLLKQSEIKQLIEMNEVIESVETAYSMHANRRVQMPAKKYLFFKKYNGDLRIMPCFVKDMDQAGVKCVNVHPSNPLDHDLPTVMGVIELFDPKTGFPISVMDGTWITNMRTGAAAGVGTKYLARSDSTSLGIIGAGKQAFTQLMALKEVMNIENAKVFCRTCKSRENFAKLANERFGINVKAVETAEIAVKDVDVIVTVTPANKPILKAEWISEGTHINAMGADAPGKQELESALLKKSKVFIDCWEQARHSGEINVPVAEGILTRDDISAKIGDVIIGKNPGRVSDEDITIFDSTGLAVQDVITAWKVYEKALERGIGSNINFLD, from the coding sequence ATGTATGAAACACTTCTATTGAAACAGAGTGAAATAAAACAACTAATAGAAATGAATGAAGTTATTGAATCTGTTGAAACAGCATATAGTATGCATGCAAATCGAAGAGTTCAGATGCCTGCCAAGAAATACCTGTTTTTTAAAAAATACAATGGCGATCTGCGTATTATGCCTTGTTTCGTTAAGGATATGGATCAGGCAGGAGTTAAATGTGTTAATGTTCACCCTAGTAATCCGCTTGATCATGATTTACCAACTGTTATGGGCGTAATAGAGCTTTTCGATCCAAAAACTGGCTTTCCTATATCAGTTATGGATGGTACTTGGATCACTAATATGAGAACTGGTGCTGCAGCTGGTGTTGGTACTAAATATCTGGCAAGGTCAGATTCAACCTCATTGGGAATTATAGGGGCAGGTAAACAAGCTTTTACCCAACTAATGGCCCTTAAAGAAGTTATGAATATTGAAAATGCCAAAGTTTTCTGTAGGACATGTAAATCCCGGGAAAATTTCGCTAAATTGGCCAATGAAAGATTTGGTATTAATGTAAAGGCAGTTGAAACTGCAGAAATAGCTGTTAAAGATGTCGATGTAATTGTAACTGTAACACCAGCCAATAAACCTATTTTAAAGGCAGAATGGATAAGCGAAGGAACTCATATAAATGCAATGGGTGCAGACGCTCCGGGAAAACAAGAACTTGAATCTGCATTACTTAAAAAATCTAAGGTATTTATAGATTGTTGGGAACAAGCCAGACATAGTGGTGAAATTAATGTACCAGTTGCAGAAGGTATTCTCACAAGAGATGATATTTCAGCAAAAATTGGAGATGTAATAATTGGTAAGAATCCTGGTAGAGTTTCGGATGAAGATATAACCATATTTGACTCAACGGGACTAGCTGTTCAGGATGTTATTACAGCATGGAAAGTCTATGAAAAAGCCCTTGAAAGAGGTATAGGTAGTAATATCAATTTCCTTGACTGA